The following coding sequences are from one Virgibacillus necropolis window:
- the purS gene encoding phosphoribosylformylglycinamidine synthase subunit PurS, translated as MKKVTVYITLKQGVLDPQGKAIQTSLHSLGYEEVQEARVGKFIELQIDDKEDLDARINAMCDQLLANPVIEDFRFDVEEAVQS; from the coding sequence ATGAAAAAAGTAACGGTATATATCACATTAAAGCAAGGGGTTCTTGATCCACAGGGGAAAGCGATACAAACTTCCCTACATTCATTAGGATACGAAGAGGTACAAGAAGCTCGAGTTGGTAAATTTATCGAATTACAAATTGATGATAAAGAGGATTTGGATGCACGAATCAATGCAATGTGTGATCAATTGCTCGCTAATCCAGTAATTGAAGATTTTCGTTTTGATGTGGAGGAGGCTGTTCAATCGTGA
- the purK gene encoding 5-(carboxyamino)imidazole ribonucleotide synthase, with protein MQINNIILPPKTIGIIGGGQLGRMMAIAAKYMGYQVAVLDPTPNCPTAQVADKQITAAYDDMQAIKQLTKVSDVITYEFENVDLEAATYIEKKGKLPQGAFALEVTQNREKEKRVMRDAGLPVPDFFIVENEWECKGALEKAPYPVVIKTCRGGYDGKGQIKLTSKEDSKEALAFVDKHEHCIIEQWVPFDKEISVVFTRAQSGEIEFFPIGENDHKNHILYQTTVPATISNKVEQKAVDATIKLAEKMNIVGTFAIEMFVNGDDIYLNEMAPRPHNSGHYTIEACNISQFGQHIRAICGLPLTKVKLLQPAIMVNILGEDMNQALQHMTSKAEGNIHLYGKDGVKEKRKMGHITFIAETMEQVNQLVETYEGEKA; from the coding sequence TTGCAAATAAATAACATTATTTTACCCCCGAAAACAATCGGAATTATCGGCGGGGGACAGCTCGGACGGATGATGGCAATTGCTGCGAAGTATATGGGCTATCAGGTTGCTGTTCTTGATCCAACACCTAATTGTCCAACTGCGCAGGTTGCTGATAAACAAATTACAGCTGCTTACGATGATATGCAGGCAATCAAACAATTAACTAAAGTTAGTGATGTCATTACCTATGAATTTGAAAATGTCGACTTAGAAGCGGCTACTTATATAGAAAAAAAAGGAAAACTACCACAAGGGGCTTTTGCACTGGAAGTTACCCAAAATCGAGAAAAAGAAAAGCGGGTAATGCGTGATGCAGGACTACCCGTTCCAGACTTTTTCATCGTGGAAAATGAGTGGGAATGTAAGGGCGCACTAGAAAAGGCTCCTTATCCCGTTGTTATCAAAACGTGCCGCGGAGGATATGACGGAAAAGGCCAGATTAAGCTAACAAGTAAAGAAGATAGCAAGGAAGCTCTAGCTTTCGTTGATAAGCACGAACACTGCATTATCGAGCAATGGGTACCTTTTGATAAAGAAATTTCCGTTGTGTTTACCCGCGCGCAAAGCGGAGAAATTGAGTTTTTCCCAATTGGGGAAAATGATCATAAGAACCATATTTTGTATCAAACGACTGTACCAGCGACGATTAGTAACAAGGTTGAACAAAAAGCAGTTGATGCAACAATTAAACTTGCTGAAAAAATGAATATTGTCGGAACGTTTGCGATTGAAATGTTTGTTAATGGAGATGACATTTACTTGAACGAAATGGCGCCACGACCACATAATTCAGGTCACTATACGATTGAGGCGTGTAATATCTCACAATTTGGACAGCATATTCGGGCAATATGTGGTTTACCTTTGACAAAAGTTAAGCTCCTGCAACCAGCAATCATGGTAAATATATTAGGCGAGGATATGAATCAAGCACTTCAGCACATGACGAGCAAAGCGGAAGGTAATATTCATCTTTATGGTAAGGATGGAGTGAAAGAAAAACGGAAGATGGGACACATCACGTTTATTGCAGAAACGATGGAACAAGTAAATCAACTAGTTGAAACATATGAGGGGGAAAAGGCATGA
- a CDS encoding xanthine phosphoribosyltransferase, producing MEALKEKIVQEGKVLSDIVLKVDSFLNHQIDPQLMREVGEEFASRFKDTGVTKILSIESSGIAPAVMTGLILDVPVVFARKRKSVTLSDNLYTASVYSYTKNETNDIAVSIDYLHSDDTVLIIDDFLANGQALLGLLRIVEQAGASTAGAGIVIEKGFQPGGNLIREGGIRVESLATISSLKNGKVEFLEEVVAR from the coding sequence ATGGAAGCTTTAAAAGAAAAAATAGTACAAGAAGGAAAAGTACTTTCAGATATTGTGCTGAAAGTAGATTCATTTTTAAATCACCAGATTGATCCGCAATTAATGAGAGAGGTCGGGGAAGAATTTGCTTCACGCTTCAAAGACACTGGGGTTACGAAAATTTTATCAATAGAATCTTCTGGTATTGCCCCAGCTGTCATGACTGGTTTAATTTTGGACGTACCAGTAGTCTTTGCCCGCAAACGCAAGTCGGTCACGCTATCAGATAATCTTTATACTGCAAGCGTCTATTCGTATACAAAAAATGAAACAAACGACATAGCGGTATCCATTGACTACCTTCACAGCGATGATACTGTTCTTATCATTGATGATTTCCTGGCTAATGGACAAGCCTTACTCGGTTTATTACGAATCGTGGAGCAGGCAGGTGCATCTACAGCAGGTGCGGGAATTGTTATTGAAAAAGGTTTTCAACCGGGAGGCAATCTCATTCGCGAAGGTGGTATTCGCGTTGAGTCTTTAGCAACTATTTCCTCTTTAAAAAATGGTAAAGTGGAATTTCTCGAGGAAGTTGTTGCACGATGA
- the purB gene encoding adenylosuccinate lyase: MIERYTREEMGSIWTEENKFNAWLEVEILACEAWSELGIIPAGDVEKMRKDASFNMDRIYEIEQETRHDVVAFTRAVSESLGDERKWVHYGLTSTDVVDTALSYQLKQANAIIRKDLTNFVQILKDKAMEHKHTVMMGRTHGVHAEPTTFGLKLALWYEEMKRNLDRFEQAAAGIEFGKLSGAVGTYANIDPFVEKYVCEKLGLTPAPVSTQTLQRDRHADYVSTLALIGTSIEKFATEIRGLQKTETREAEEFFAKGQKGSSAMPHKRNPIGSENMTGMARVLRGYMLTSYENVSLWHERDISHSSAERVILPDATIALNYMLNRFSNIVKNLTVFPENMKRNIDRTHGVIFSQRVLLTLITKGMAREEAYDIVQPTAMEAWETETHFRQLIENDTRFTSMLTKAEIDDCFDYTYHLKNVDQIFERIGLS, from the coding sequence ATGATTGAACGGTATACACGAGAAGAAATGGGAAGTATTTGGACGGAAGAGAATAAATTTAACGCATGGCTTGAGGTTGAAATTTTAGCATGTGAAGCGTGGAGTGAGCTAGGTATTATTCCTGCAGGTGATGTGGAAAAGATGCGTAAGGATGCATCTTTCAATATGGATCGGATTTATGAAATTGAACAAGAAACGCGCCATGATGTTGTTGCTTTTACTCGTGCAGTATCTGAATCCCTTGGAGATGAGCGTAAATGGGTACATTACGGGTTAACGTCAACAGATGTTGTTGATACAGCACTTTCTTATCAACTAAAGCAGGCAAACGCGATAATTCGCAAAGACTTAACCAACTTTGTACAAATTTTAAAAGATAAAGCAATGGAACATAAACACACGGTTATGATGGGGCGCACACACGGTGTCCATGCTGAACCAACTACTTTTGGTTTGAAGCTAGCATTATGGTACGAAGAAATGAAACGCAATTTAGATCGTTTTGAACAAGCGGCAGCAGGAATTGAGTTTGGTAAGTTGTCTGGAGCAGTTGGAACATACGCGAATATTGATCCATTTGTTGAAAAATATGTATGTGAAAAGTTAGGACTAACACCTGCACCTGTTTCAACACAAACATTGCAACGTGATCGTCACGCTGACTATGTATCGACACTTGCGTTAATTGGTACATCAATCGAGAAGTTTGCAACGGAAATTCGCGGCTTACAAAAAACAGAAACACGTGAAGCAGAAGAGTTTTTCGCAAAAGGTCAAAAAGGATCTTCCGCAATGCCACATAAACGTAACCCGATTGGATCGGAGAATATGACCGGTATGGCTCGTGTGTTACGTGGTTATATGTTGACGTCATATGAAAATGTCTCGTTATGGCATGAACGCGACATTTCGCACTCATCCGCTGAGCGTGTAATTCTACCAGATGCAACAATTGCACTTAATTACATGTTGAATCGTTTTTCAAACATCGTAAAAAATCTAACCGTCTTCCCAGAAAATATGAAACGCAACATCGATCGTACACACGGGGTTATTTTTTCACAACGTGTATTGCTAACATTGATCACGAAAGGTATGGCGCGTGAAGAAGCATACGATATCGTGCAACCAACAGCAATGGAGGCATGGGAAACGGAAACACACTTTAGACAATTAATCGAAAATGACACGCGATTTACAAGCATGCTTACTAAGGCTGAAATTGATGATTGCTTTGATTATACGTACCACTTGAAAAATGTGGATCAAATTTTTGAACGAATCGGACTTTCGTGA
- the purQ gene encoding phosphoribosylformylglycinamidine synthase subunit PurQ, with the protein MKFAVIVFPGSNCDRDMYHAAKEIIKEDTDLVWYENSNLEDYDAILLPGGFSYGDYLRSGSVAATSKIMKQIKEHAAKGKPVLGICNGFQILLEAGLLPGAMLRNKNLAFMCHQEPLKVVNNKTIFTSQYEKDAVISYPIAHGEGNYFCDDETLKELQENNQIVFTYEDNPNGSVADIAGIINKEGNVLGMMPHPERAVEELLGSDDGVKLFQSIVNNWRESHVVNA; encoded by the coding sequence GTGAAATTTGCCGTAATCGTTTTTCCAGGGTCGAATTGTGACCGCGACATGTATCATGCTGCGAAAGAAATCATCAAGGAAGATACCGATTTAGTATGGTATGAAAATAGTAATCTAGAAGACTATGATGCAATTTTGTTACCTGGCGGATTTTCGTATGGCGATTACCTGCGTTCTGGCTCTGTCGCAGCGACATCCAAGATTATGAAACAAATCAAAGAACATGCAGCAAAAGGAAAGCCAGTGCTTGGTATCTGCAATGGATTTCAAATATTACTAGAAGCGGGGCTGCTTCCGGGTGCGATGCTTCGTAATAAAAATCTTGCATTTATGTGTCATCAAGAGCCATTGAAAGTTGTAAACAATAAGACGATTTTTACGAGTCAGTATGAAAAAGACGCGGTAATAAGCTATCCAATCGCACATGGTGAAGGTAACTATTTTTGTGATGATGAAACGTTAAAAGAGTTACAAGAAAACAACCAAATCGTGTTCACATATGAAGATAATCCAAATGGTTCCGTTGCTGATATTGCAGGGATTATCAATAAAGAAGGAAATGTACTTGGCATGATGCCACATCCAGAACGAGCAGTTGAAGAGCTTCTTGGCAGTGATGACGGTGTAAAGCTTTTTCAATCGATCGTGAACAATTGGAGGGAATCACATGTTGTTAACGCATGA
- the purC gene encoding phosphoribosylaminoimidazolesuccinocarboxamide synthase — translation MKAELLYEGKAKKVYRVKDSQDELVLSYKNDATAFNGVKKDSFDGKGRLNNEISSYIFDYLSNENIESHFIEKLNETEQLVTETTIIPIEVVVRNIATGSITKRLGIKEKTLFTPPLVELFYKDDALGDPLINDEHALFLSDATRLELDEIKEMALTINTVLQKLFSEINLTLVDFKLEFGRLEDGRIVLSDEISPDTCRLWDRTTQEKMDKDVFRQDLGDLLHVYKEILHRLEARS, via the coding sequence ATGAAGGCTGAACTATTATATGAAGGAAAAGCAAAAAAGGTCTACCGTGTAAAGGATAGCCAAGATGAGCTCGTTTTGTCATATAAAAACGATGCAACTGCATTTAACGGGGTGAAGAAAGACAGCTTTGATGGTAAAGGCCGATTAAACAATGAAATTTCATCCTATATTTTTGATTATTTGTCAAACGAAAACATTGAGTCACATTTTATTGAAAAATTGAATGAAACCGAACAACTCGTAACCGAAACAACCATTATTCCCATTGAAGTAGTTGTAAGGAATATCGCTACAGGAAGTATTACGAAGCGACTAGGAATCAAGGAAAAAACACTTTTCACACCACCGCTTGTTGAACTTTTTTATAAAGATGATGCCTTAGGAGATCCACTTATTAATGACGAACATGCATTGTTTCTCTCAGATGCAACGCGGTTAGAGCTAGATGAAATTAAAGAGATGGCCTTAACGATTAATACCGTTTTACAAAAACTATTCAGCGAAATTAATTTAACACTTGTTGATTTCAAGTTGGAGTTTGGTCGTCTCGAGGATGGAAGAATTGTATTATCTGATGAAATATCACCAGATACTTGCAGGCTATGGGACCGCACGACACAGGAAAAAATGGATAAGGATGTTTTTCGTCAGGATTTAGGCGATTTACTTCATGTTTACAAAGAAATCTTACATCGACTGGAGGCAAGATCATGA
- the purE gene encoding 5-(carboxyamino)imidazole ribonucleotide mutase: protein MAMVGVIMGSISDWETMKYTCDILDELKIPYEKDVISAHRTPDKMFNYAKNARDRGLKVIIAGAGGAAHLPGMVAAQTTLPVIGVPVQSKALNGLDSLLSIVQMPGGVPTATVAIGKSGAKNAGILATQMIGAFDQDVANRLEVYRENMQVSVEEMRVDLANK, encoded by the coding sequence ATGGCTATGGTTGGTGTAATCATGGGAAGTATTTCAGATTGGGAAACAATGAAGTATACGTGTGACATACTTGATGAACTTAAAATTCCGTATGAGAAAGATGTAATTTCGGCACACCGAACTCCTGATAAAATGTTCAACTATGCAAAGAATGCGCGAGACCGAGGACTCAAAGTGATTATTGCTGGTGCAGGTGGTGCGGCGCATCTACCTGGAATGGTGGCTGCACAAACCACGTTACCCGTAATTGGTGTGCCGGTTCAAAGCAAAGCATTGAATGGACTTGATTCCCTTTTATCTATTGTACAAATGCCTGGTGGTGTACCAACTGCGACGGTTGCTATAGGAAAGTCAGGAGCGAAAAATGCTGGGATTCTTGCTACACAAATGATCGGAGCGTTTGACCAAGATGTAGCAAATAGATTAGAAGTATATCGCGAAAATATGCAAGTAAGCGTAGAAGAAATGAGGGTTGACCTTGCAAATAAATAA